One Rhinolophus sinicus isolate RSC01 linkage group LG06, ASM3656204v1, whole genome shotgun sequence DNA window includes the following coding sequences:
- the DPAGT1 gene encoding UDP-N-acetylglucosamine--dolichyl-phosphate N-acetylglucosaminephosphotransferase, whose translation MAVAAFHNASCSAYKIQAETRALAEEEAEGASWPVTMWAFPEFPMPLLVNLIGSLLGFVATLILIPAFRGHFIAAHLCGQDLNKSGRQQIPESQGVISGAVFLIILFCFIPFPFLNCFVEEQCKAFPHHEFVALIGALLAICCMIFLGFADDVLNLRWRHKLLLPTAASLPLLMVYFTNFGNTTIVVPKPFRPILGLHLDLGILYYVYMGLLAVFCTNAINILAGINGLEAGQSLVISASIIIFNLVELEGDCRDDHVFSLYFMIPFFFTTLGLLYHNWYPSRVFVGDTFCYFAGMTFAVVGILGHFSKTMLLFFMPQVFNFLYSLPQLLHIIPCPRHRVPRLNTNTGKLEMSYSKFKTKSLSFLGTFILKVAGSLQLVTVRQSENEDGPFTECNNMTLINLLLKVFGPMHERNLTLLLLLLQILGSAVTFSIRYQLVRLFYDV comes from the exons ATGGCCGTCGCAGCTTTCCACAACGCTAGTTGCTCTGCGTACAAGATCCAGGCGGAGACGCGG GCGTTAGCtgaggaggaggcggagggggCCTCCTGGCCGGTCACCATGTGGGCCTTCCCGGAGTTCCCGATGCCGCTGCTGGTGAATTTGATCGGTTCGCTGCTGGGATTTGTGGCCACACTCATCCTCATCCCTGCATTCCGTGGCCACTTCATCGCCGCGCACCTCTGTGGTCAGGACCTCAACAAATCCGGCCGGCAGCAGAT CCCAGAGTCCCAGGGAGTTATCAGCGGTGCTGTTTTCCTAATCATCCTCTTCTGCTtcatccctttccctttcctgaacTGCTTTGTGGAGGAGCAATGTAAAGCCTTCCCCCACCATGAG TTTGTGGCCCTGATAGGTGCGCTCCTTGCCATCTGCTGCATGATTTTCCTGGGCTTCGCGGATGATGTACTGAATCTACGCTGGCGCCATAAACTGCTGCTGCCCACAGCTGCCTCACTACCACTCCTTATGGTCTATTTCACCAACTTCGGCAACACGACCATTGTGGTACCCAAGCCCTTCCGTCCGATTCTTGGCCTGCATTTGGATTTGG GGATCCTGTACTATGTCTACATGGGGCTGCTGGCAGTGTTCTGTACCAATGCCATCAATATCCTAGCAGGAATTAATGGCCTAGAGGCTGGCCAGTCACTAGTCatttctgcttccatcatcatcTTCAACCTGGTAGAGCTGGAAG GTGATTGTCGGGATGATCATGTCTTTTCCCTCTACTTCATGATACCCTTTTTTTTCACCACCTTGGGATTGCTCTACCATAACTG GTACCCATCACGGGTGTTTGTGGGAGATACCTTCTGTTACTTTGCTGGCATGACCTTTGCCGTGGTGGGCATCTTGGGACACTTCAGCAAGACCATGCTACTCTTCTTCATGCCCCAGGTGTTCAACTTCCTCTACTCACTGCCTCAACTCCTGCATATCATCCCCTGCCCTCGCCACCGTGTGCCCAG ACTCAATACCAACACAGGCAAACTGGAGATGAGCTATTCCAAGTTCAAGACCAAGAGCCTCTCTTTCTTGGGCACCTTTATTCTAAAG GTAGCAGGAAGCCTCCAGCTAGTGACAGTGCGCCAGAGTGAGAATGAGGACGGTCCCTTCACCGAGTGTAACAACATGACCCTCATCAACTTGCTACTTAAGGTTTTTGGGCCCATGCACGAGAGAAACCTCAcactgctcctgctgctgctacAG ATCCTGGGAAGTGCTGTCACATTCTCCATTCGGTACCAGCTTGTCCGACTCTTCTATGATGTCTGA
- the H2AX gene encoding histone H2AX translates to MSGRGKTGGKARAKAKSRSSRAGLQFPVGRVHRLLRKGHYAERVGAGAPVYLAAVLEYLTAEILELAGNAARDNKKTRIIPRHLQLAIRNDEELNKLLGGVTIAQGGVLPNIQAVLLPKKTSASVGPKAPAGGKKATQASQEY, encoded by the coding sequence ATGTCGGGCCGCGGCAAGACCGGCGGCAAGGCCCGCGCCAAGGCCAAGTCGCGTTCGTCGCGCGCTGGCCTCCAGTTCCCCGTGGGCCGCGTACACCGGCTGCTGCGGAAGGGCCACTATGCTGAGCGAGTGGGAGCTGGCGCGCCGGTGTACTTGGCGGCTGTGCTCGAGTACCTCACCGCAGAGATCCTAGAGCTGGCGGGCAACGCGGCCCGCGACAACAAGAAGACGCGCATCATCCCCCGCCACCTGCAGCTGGCCATCCGCAACGATGAGGAACTCAACAAGCTGCTGGGTGGCGTGACGATTGCCCAGGGAGGCGTCCTGCCCAACATCCAGGCCGTGCTGCTGCCCAAGAAAACCAGCGCCTCCGTGGGGCCCAAGGCGCCAGCGGGAGGCAAAAAGGCCACTCAGGCCTCTCAGGAGTACTGA